The proteins below come from a single Stenotrophomonas lactitubi genomic window:
- a CDS encoding M15 family metallopeptidase, with translation MTSRTCISLVLAIALAPAAHAAESPRISPATDATAAGLVEIRMLSPRIEMDIRYAGANNFTAAPVPGYEAPACYLLAPVAKALADVEGDLRAQGFALRLYDCYRPVRAVQAFMAWVSDPQEQSRKALQYPDLGKPQLLSDGYIAERSGHSRGATVDLGLLDCRSGRCTPMDMGTDFDFFGPRAHTQTPGLSDAQNANRQQLVQAMARRGFANYAQEWWHYTMQPEPDAGTAYDVPVR, from the coding sequence ATGACTTCCAGGACCTGCATTTCACTCGTACTGGCGATTGCCCTGGCCCCGGCGGCCCACGCCGCTGAGTCACCACGCATCTCGCCCGCCACCGACGCCACTGCGGCGGGACTGGTGGAGATCCGCATGCTGTCGCCGCGCATCGAGATGGACATCCGCTATGCCGGTGCCAACAACTTCACCGCTGCGCCCGTGCCCGGCTATGAGGCGCCTGCATGCTATCTGCTGGCGCCAGTGGCAAAGGCGTTGGCCGATGTGGAGGGCGACCTGCGCGCGCAGGGCTTTGCGTTGCGCCTCTACGATTGCTACCGCCCGGTGCGCGCGGTGCAGGCGTTCATGGCCTGGGTGAGTGATCCGCAGGAACAGTCGCGCAAGGCGCTGCAGTATCCGGATCTGGGTAAGCCGCAGCTGCTGAGCGACGGCTACATCGCCGAGCGTTCCGGCCACAGCCGCGGTGCCACCGTGGATCTTGGCCTGCTGGATTGTCGCAGCGGGCGCTGCACGCCGATGGACATGGGCACCGACTTCGATTTCTTCGGCCCACGCGCGCATACGCAGACGCCGGGCTTGAGTGATGCACAGAACGCCAACCGCCAGCAGCTGGTGCAGGCGATGGCGCGGCGTGGTTTCGCCAACTATGCGCAGGAGTGGTGGCACTACACGATGCAACCCGAGCCGGATGCCGGTACTGCCTACGACGTGCCAGTGCGGTAG
- a CDS encoding serine hydrolase domain-containing protein produces the protein MYRLLTFAALLAAAPAQAVDSARLDADIAFVDQHEHLPGLAMAVVEDGQVVYRHTEGVRGDGGRIDDDTLFKIASNSKAMTAALLATLVEQGKLHWDDPVQRHLPAFRMHDPWVGEHLQVRDLLIHNSGLGLGAGDLMLWPEPNAFTRSDVIAGLAHLKPVTSFRSGYAYDNLMYVVAGEVAAAAGGKPYDQLMRERVFEPLGMTRCQVGAWSVKQVGNVAQPHVRRDGRNVVAGGDGALSPDLTSMAAGGIRCSLRDMTRWMQVLLDPSLAPAWLGAEQRRMLWTLHMPMPLGERQRDWDNARFYGYGLGWRVSDMDGHWKVAHTGTLSGMYSSLALLPDRKFGVVMLINGEAEDARTALMQSTLKQFTAPEDAQHVGYYLAELAAERAVRAATGSRAPSTRAAQPAAATDLAQWQGRYLDPWLGPASLCPTANGLRFSVDKSPALQATVQQLEGRWLLRWDTLEPSAQAWLNPGADTPTLELRAIDPEIDFSYDFQDLHFTRTGDCPGPGGPRR, from the coding sequence GTGTATCGCCTGCTGACCTTCGCCGCGCTGCTTGCCGCCGCCCCTGCACAGGCGGTGGACAGCGCACGCCTGGATGCCGACATCGCTTTCGTGGACCAGCACGAGCACCTGCCGGGGCTGGCGATGGCGGTGGTCGAGGATGGCCAGGTGGTCTATCGCCACACCGAAGGGGTGCGCGGTGACGGCGGCCGCATCGACGACGACACGCTGTTCAAGATCGCCTCCAACAGCAAGGCGATGACCGCCGCGCTGCTGGCCACGCTGGTGGAACAGGGAAAGCTGCATTGGGATGATCCGGTGCAGCGTCACCTGCCGGCGTTCCGCATGCATGACCCGTGGGTGGGCGAACACCTGCAGGTACGCGATCTGCTGATCCACAACAGTGGCCTCGGCCTGGGTGCCGGTGACCTGATGCTGTGGCCTGAGCCCAATGCCTTCACCCGCAGCGATGTCATCGCCGGGCTGGCACACCTGAAGCCGGTCACCAGCTTCCGCAGCGGTTACGCCTACGACAACCTGATGTATGTCGTTGCCGGTGAGGTGGCTGCGGCCGCCGGTGGCAAGCCCTATGACCAGCTGATGCGCGAGCGGGTGTTTGAACCGCTGGGCATGACCCGTTGCCAGGTGGGCGCATGGTCGGTGAAGCAGGTCGGCAATGTCGCCCAACCGCATGTGCGGCGCGATGGCCGCAACGTGGTGGCCGGTGGTGATGGAGCGCTCAGCCCCGACCTGACGTCGATGGCGGCTGGTGGCATCCGTTGTTCGCTGCGCGACATGACGCGCTGGATGCAGGTGCTGCTGGACCCGTCGCTGGCACCGGCGTGGTTGGGCGCCGAGCAGCGCCGCATGCTGTGGACACTGCACATGCCGATGCCGTTGGGCGAACGCCAACGCGACTGGGACAACGCCCGTTTCTACGGTTATGGGCTGGGCTGGCGGGTGTCGGACATGGATGGGCACTGGAAGGTCGCGCACACCGGTACGCTGTCGGGCATGTATTCCTCGCTGGCGCTGCTGCCGGATCGCAAGTTCGGTGTGGTGATGCTGATCAACGGCGAGGCCGAAGACGCGCGTACCGCGCTGATGCAGTCGACGCTGAAACAGTTCACCGCGCCGGAAGACGCGCAACATGTGGGGTACTACCTGGCCGAGCTGGCCGCCGAACGGGCCGTGCGTGCTGCCACGGGCAGTCGTGCGCCTTCCACCCGGGCTGCGCAACCGGCTGCTGCCACCGATCTGGCGCAATGGCAGGGACGCTACCTCGATCCCTGGCTGGGCCCTGCCTCGCTGTGTCCCACCGCCAACGGCCTGCGCTTCAGCGTGGACAAGTCGCCCGCGCTGCAGGCAACGGTGCAGCAGTTAGAGGGGCGCTGGCTGCTGCGGTGGGATACGCTGGAACCCTCGGCGCAGGCGTGGCTGAATCCCGGCGCAGACACGCCGACGCTGGAGCTGCGCGCCATCGATCCGGAGATCGACTTCAGCTATGACTTCCAGGACCTGCATTTCACTCGTACTGGCGATTGCCCTGGCCCCGGCGGCCCACGCCGCTGA
- a CDS encoding acetyl-CoA hydrolase/transferase family protein has protein sequence MTVDRIANARLRDRVVSAEAAAALIQPGETVAMSGFTGSGYPKAVPVELARRIESVHAQGLPFQISLMTGASTAPELDGALAKADGIAMRMPFQSDPDARNRINEGKLDYIDIHLSHVAQHVWFGFYGEIDTAVIEVSAIREDGSLVPSTSLGNNKTWLDLAKKVIIEVNEWQPAGVDGMHDIYYGTALPPHRKPIPLVNANDRIGETALRCDPDKIVAVVRTNGPDRNSPFSPIDATSEQIAAHLIEFLQHEVKRGRLPANLLPLQSGVGNIPNAVLAGLAKSGFRDLAAFTEVIQDGMLDLLRDGVLSYASCTGFALSPQANETFKENIDFYRERIIMRTQEISNHPELVRRLGCIGMNGMIEVDLYGNVNSTHVMGTRIMNGIGGSGDFARNGFLSAFLSPSTAKNGTISAIVPMASHVDHTEHDVSVIVTEQGLADLRGLTPRKRAQVLIDNCAHPDFRAQLQDYFDRASRESYGKHTPHLLPEALSWHQRWLDTGTMKA, from the coding sequence ATGACTGTTGATCGCATCGCCAACGCGCGTCTTCGTGACCGCGTGGTCTCCGCCGAGGCCGCAGCCGCGCTGATCCAGCCCGGTGAAACCGTGGCCATGAGCGGCTTTACCGGCTCCGGTTACCCCAAGGCCGTTCCCGTTGAACTGGCCCGCCGCATCGAATCGGTGCATGCCCAGGGCCTGCCCTTCCAGATCAGCCTGATGACCGGTGCCTCCACTGCGCCGGAACTGGATGGCGCGCTGGCCAAGGCCGATGGCATCGCCATGCGCATGCCGTTCCAGAGCGACCCGGATGCGCGCAACCGCATCAACGAGGGCAAGCTGGATTACATCGACATCCACCTCAGCCACGTTGCCCAGCACGTCTGGTTCGGCTTCTACGGCGAGATCGATACCGCCGTGATCGAAGTCTCGGCCATCCGCGAGGATGGTTCGCTGGTGCCGTCCACCTCGCTGGGCAACAACAAGACCTGGCTGGACCTGGCCAAGAAGGTGATCATCGAGGTCAACGAGTGGCAGCCGGCCGGCGTCGATGGCATGCATGACATCTACTACGGCACCGCGCTGCCGCCGCACCGCAAGCCGATTCCGCTGGTCAATGCCAACGATCGCATCGGCGAGACCGCGCTGCGCTGCGACCCGGACAAGATCGTGGCGGTGGTGCGCACCAACGGCCCTGACCGCAACAGCCCGTTCAGCCCGATCGATGCGACCAGCGAGCAGATCGCCGCGCACCTGATCGAGTTCCTGCAGCACGAAGTGAAGCGCGGCCGCCTGCCGGCCAACCTGCTGCCGCTGCAGTCGGGCGTGGGCAACATCCCCAACGCGGTGCTGGCCGGCCTGGCCAAGAGCGGTTTCCGCGACCTGGCTGCGTTCACCGAAGTGATCCAGGACGGCATGCTCGACCTGCTGCGCGACGGCGTGCTGAGCTATGCCTCATGCACCGGTTTCGCGCTGAGCCCGCAGGCCAACGAGACGTTCAAGGAAAACATCGATTTCTACCGCGAGCGCATCATCATGCGCACGCAGGAGATCTCCAACCATCCGGAACTGGTGCGCCGCCTGGGCTGCATCGGCATGAACGGCATGATCGAAGTGGACCTCTACGGCAACGTCAATTCGACGCACGTGATGGGCACGCGGATCATGAACGGCATCGGCGGTTCCGGCGACTTCGCGCGCAATGGTTTCCTGTCCGCATTCCTGAGCCCGTCGACGGCGAAGAACGGCACCATTTCGGCGATCGTGCCGATGGCCAGCCACGTCGACCACACCGAGCACGACGTGTCGGTGATCGTGACCGAACAGGGCCTGGCCGATCTGCGTGGCCTGACCCCGCGCAAGCGCGCGCAGGTGCTGATCGACAACTGCGCGCACCCGGATTTCCGCGCGCAGCTGCAGGACTACTTCGACCGCGCCAGCCGCGAGAGCTACGGCAAGCACACCCCGCACCTGCTGCCGGAGGCCCTGTCGTGGCACCAGCGATGGCTGGATACGGGCACGATGAAGGCTTGA
- the hglS gene encoding 2-oxoadipate dioxygenase/decarboxylase HglS encodes MSASFVSPDVIRRLFAQAMSRMYRTEVPLYGTLVELVERINSQVLAQDPALAAQLLRNDERARLDEERHGAIRVGTPQELATLRRLFAVMGMYPVGYYDLSVAGVPVHSTAFRPLTAAALALNPFRVFTSLLRLELIEDEVLRAQSAEILARRRIFTDDALALIEQAEREGGLTQADAERFVEQSLETFRWHGDATVDLPTYHALHKAHRLVADVVSFRGPHINHLTPRTLDIDAAQAAMIEHGMAAKAVIEGPPRRACPILLRQTSFKALEEAVHFPDNEGGDAGTHTARFGEIEQRGLALTAKGRALYDQLLTQARDTDGAGSTGGDYGQRLQAVFASFPDDHDTLRQEGLGYYRYQLTDAGRAAPERVADLPAEVLVAAGLATADPIVYEDFLPVSAAGIFQSNLGGGEQRAYTAHANREAFEQALGAAVNDEFEIYERIQAESLAALRS; translated from the coding sequence ATGAGCGCCTCTTTCGTTTCGCCTGATGTGATCCGCCGCCTGTTCGCCCAGGCCATGTCCCGCATGTACCGCACCGAAGTGCCGTTGTACGGCACGCTGGTGGAACTGGTGGAGCGGATCAACTCGCAGGTCCTGGCGCAGGACCCGGCGCTGGCCGCGCAGCTGCTGCGCAACGACGAGCGCGCGCGCCTGGATGAAGAACGCCATGGCGCGATCCGCGTCGGCACCCCGCAGGAACTGGCGACCCTGCGCCGCCTGTTCGCGGTGATGGGCATGTACCCGGTGGGCTACTACGATCTGTCGGTGGCCGGCGTGCCGGTGCATTCCACCGCCTTCCGCCCGCTGACCGCCGCTGCGCTGGCACTGAACCCGTTCCGCGTGTTCACCTCGCTGCTGCGGCTGGAGCTGATCGAAGACGAGGTGCTGCGTGCGCAGTCGGCTGAGATCCTCGCCCGCCGCCGCATCTTCACCGACGACGCGCTGGCGTTGATCGAGCAGGCCGAGCGCGAGGGTGGCCTGACCCAGGCCGATGCCGAGCGCTTCGTCGAACAGTCACTGGAAACCTTCCGCTGGCATGGTGACGCCACCGTGGATCTTCCGACCTACCACGCCCTGCACAAGGCGCACCGGCTGGTGGCCGACGTGGTCAGCTTCCGTGGCCCGCACATCAACCACCTGACCCCGCGCACGCTGGACATCGACGCTGCACAGGCGGCGATGATCGAGCACGGCATGGCCGCCAAGGCGGTGATCGAGGGCCCGCCGCGTCGCGCCTGCCCGATCCTGCTGCGGCAGACCAGCTTCAAGGCCTTGGAAGAGGCCGTGCATTTCCCGGACAACGAGGGCGGCGACGCCGGTACCCATACCGCGCGCTTCGGCGAGATCGAACAGCGCGGCCTGGCACTGACCGCCAAGGGCCGCGCGCTGTACGACCAGTTGCTGACCCAGGCGCGCGATACCGATGGTGCCGGCAGCACCGGCGGTGACTATGGCCAGCGCCTGCAGGCGGTGTTCGCCAGCTTCCCGGATGACCACGACACCCTGCGCCAGGAAGGCCTGGGCTACTACCGCTACCAGCTGACCGACGCGGGCCGCGCCGCGCCGGAACGCGTGGCCGATCTGCCGGCCGAAGTGCTGGTTGCAGCGGGCCTGGCCACGGCCGATCCGATCGTCTACGAGGACTTCCTGCCGGTCAGCGCCGCAGGCATCTTCCAGTCGAACCTGGGCGGTGGCGAGCAGCGCGCCTACACCGCACATGCCAATCGCGAAGCCTTCGAACAGGCGCTGGGCGCGGCGGTGAACGATGAGTTCGAGATCTACGAGCGCATCCAGGCCGAATCGCTGGCGGCGCTGCGCAGCTGA
- a CDS encoding EF-hand domain-containing protein, which produces MTIRNRKPLIALIVAAGSVLAIPAMAQSAKQQAAHAQNEAAQAQQAAAQAGQAADQATDAAAAASAQANGGGQTWASIDTDGNGTISKSEAQVNAGLAQVFDQADANKDGQLSADEYKAYVAAQQAGAGAGGTAAGQGR; this is translated from the coding sequence ATGACTATTCGCAACCGCAAGCCCCTGATCGCCCTGATCGTCGCCGCCGGCAGCGTGTTGGCCATCCCGGCGATGGCGCAGTCGGCCAAGCAGCAGGCCGCGCATGCACAGAACGAAGCGGCGCAGGCCCAGCAGGCGGCGGCACAGGCAGGCCAGGCGGCCGACCAGGCGACCGATGCGGCCGCGGCAGCATCGGCGCAGGCCAACGGCGGTGGCCAGACCTGGGCCAGCATCGATACCGATGGCAACGGCACCATCAGCAAGAGCGAAGCGCAGGTGAATGCGGGCCTTGCGCAGGTGTTCGACCAGGCTGATGCCAACAAGGACGGCCAGCTGAGTGCCGACGAGTACAAGGCCTACGTGGCCGCCCAGCAGGCGGGTGCCGGCGCAGGTGGCACGGCCGCGGGCCAGGGCCGCTGA
- a CDS encoding TonB-dependent receptor, with protein sequence MKAYNIKRAALCVALGTCLGIMLPTTAMAQNVSGAVAGRATAGDQITVVNAGTGLTRTVTVGADGSYRLGQLPVGDYRLQLSRDGQTLGEQVAVSVAVGGTTTVNLASGGGVTNLDALQVVGTRVINRVDVYSTETSFNINRQEISRLPVAQDLSAVALMAPGVVGGNSSFGGLSFAGSSVAENAVFINGLNVTDMYTRRGFSTAPFAFFNEFQVKTGGYSVEFGRSTGGVINAVTRSGSNEFKGGVEVTAEPSAGRSSGGDHFHRDGTPHSYGSRDNNSFLKTNVWGSGPIIKDKLFLFAMYEDRNDRGHNTSSDGSTWFKNKSGNGFWGTKLDWNINDNHSLALLAFSDEGDVTNASYAYAWDDNRLGDWGGDSITETGGKNWSATYTGHFGQNFTARAMVGQNNQRAFTNSSLDQACSPVFTDSTYGTRLSKLQGLRAGCHPTGTAVAERDDTRDVARLDFEWQLGDHLLRFGVDRELMTTDQTTRYPGPTALSYTAYVARPGDEVWDGANGYVPAGVTEMLRARNRQSGGKFETEANAFYLEDIWNITPNLMLNLGVRWDRFENRTAAGKAFIKMDDLIAPRVGFSWDMKGDGSTKVFGNAGRYYLPVTNNINVNFAGGLTDEYSYYVLEGWERKTSPTGSAYMAPVIGQQVGPTDTRMNTGGADLRQSVDKDLKAVYQDEYILGFQNMINQAWSWGVNATYRRMTRALDDIRINYTPCGPTPSTLWPIANPGESLTIWGDKSIGCANEGWITIDTANSGYRKGGSGEVIGYSKPKRTYKALEFQIDRAWDEKWMLNASYLWSKSEGNFEGPVNSDTNYGDTGMVQFWDHPATNERYGVLFNDFRHQFKLRAAYALNKQWSFGTTLQVQSGGPITAYGVMWPNDSIAGGSTSSEGSGGGTGWLCVANCSDPYDKRQFEYSPRGAFGRLPWTWTMGANVTWRLPVEGIDLSARLSVYNIFNNQKTINVHQRYEAQPGQYRENTFATGTRWQAPRYTQLVVTWNF encoded by the coding sequence ATGAAGGCTTACAACATCAAGCGGGCGGCCTTGTGCGTCGCCCTCGGGACGTGTCTGGGCATCATGCTGCCCACCACGGCCATGGCCCAGAACGTGTCGGGTGCCGTTGCCGGCCGCGCGACCGCGGGCGACCAGATCACCGTCGTCAATGCCGGCACCGGTCTGACCCGGACGGTCACCGTCGGTGCCGATGGCAGCTACCGCCTCGGCCAGCTGCCGGTGGGTGACTACCGGCTGCAGCTCAGCCGCGATGGCCAGACACTGGGCGAACAGGTGGCGGTCAGCGTCGCTGTCGGCGGCACCACCACAGTCAACCTGGCCAGTGGCGGCGGTGTCACCAACCTCGATGCGCTGCAGGTGGTCGGTACCCGCGTGATCAACCGGGTGGACGTCTATTCCACCGAGACCTCATTCAACATCAACCGGCAGGAGATTTCCCGGCTGCCGGTGGCACAGGATCTGTCCGCTGTCGCGCTGATGGCACCGGGTGTGGTCGGCGGTAACTCCTCGTTCGGCGGCCTGTCCTTTGCGGGTTCCTCGGTGGCCGAGAACGCAGTCTTCATCAACGGCCTCAACGTCACCGACATGTACACGCGCCGCGGCTTCAGCACGGCACCGTTCGCGTTCTTCAATGAATTCCAGGTCAAGACCGGCGGCTACTCGGTCGAGTTCGGTCGTTCCACCGGCGGCGTGATCAATGCGGTCACACGCTCGGGCAGCAACGAGTTCAAGGGCGGCGTGGAAGTCACTGCCGAGCCCAGCGCGGGGCGCTCAAGCGGCGGCGACCATTTCCATCGCGACGGTACCCCGCATTCCTACGGCAGCCGCGACAACAATTCGTTCCTGAAGACCAACGTCTGGGGCTCTGGGCCGATCATCAAGGACAAGCTGTTCCTGTTCGCCATGTACGAGGACCGCAACGACCGCGGCCACAACACCTCGTCCGATGGCAGCACCTGGTTCAAGAACAAGTCCGGCAATGGGTTCTGGGGCACCAAGCTGGACTGGAACATCAATGACAACCACAGCCTGGCGCTGCTGGCATTTTCCGATGAAGGCGATGTCACCAATGCGTCCTACGCCTATGCCTGGGATGACAATCGTCTCGGCGACTGGGGCGGTGATTCGATCACCGAGACTGGCGGCAAGAACTGGTCAGCGACCTACACCGGTCACTTCGGACAGAACTTCACCGCCCGCGCGATGGTCGGCCAGAACAACCAGCGCGCGTTCACCAACTCGTCGCTGGACCAGGCCTGCAGCCCGGTGTTCACCGACAGCACCTATGGCACCCGCCTGTCCAAGCTGCAGGGCCTGCGCGCCGGCTGCCATCCGACCGGGACTGCCGTGGCCGAACGTGATGACACACGCGACGTGGCGCGCCTGGACTTCGAATGGCAGCTGGGAGACCACCTGCTGCGCTTCGGCGTTGACCGCGAGCTGATGACCACCGACCAGACCACCCGCTATCCCGGGCCGACCGCCTTGAGCTACACCGCCTACGTGGCGCGTCCCGGGGATGAAGTGTGGGACGGCGCCAATGGCTACGTGCCGGCCGGTGTCACCGAGATGCTGCGTGCGCGCAACCGGCAATCCGGCGGCAAGTTCGAGACCGAAGCCAATGCCTTCTACCTGGAGGACATCTGGAACATCACCCCGAACCTGATGCTGAACCTTGGCGTGCGCTGGGACCGCTTCGAAAACCGCACCGCCGCCGGCAAGGCGTTCATCAAGATGGACGATCTGATCGCGCCGCGCGTAGGCTTCTCGTGGGACATGAAGGGCGACGGCAGCACCAAGGTGTTCGGCAACGCGGGCCGTTACTACCTGCCGGTGACCAACAATATCAACGTCAACTTCGCCGGCGGCCTGACCGACGAGTACAGCTACTACGTGCTTGAGGGCTGGGAACGGAAGACCTCGCCCACCGGTTCGGCGTACATGGCGCCGGTCATCGGCCAGCAGGTCGGGCCGACCGACACCCGCATGAACACCGGTGGTGCCGACCTGCGGCAGAGCGTGGACAAGGATCTGAAGGCGGTCTACCAGGACGAGTACATCCTTGGTTTCCAGAACATGATCAACCAGGCCTGGTCGTGGGGCGTCAACGCGACCTACCGGCGCATGACCCGCGCACTGGATGACATCCGCATCAATTACACCCCGTGCGGACCGACGCCGAGCACGTTGTGGCCGATCGCAAACCCGGGCGAGAGCCTGACGATCTGGGGCGACAAGAGCATCGGCTGCGCCAACGAAGGCTGGATCACCATCGATACCGCCAACAGCGGCTATCGCAAGGGTGGCAGCGGCGAGGTGATCGGTTATTCCAAGCCGAAGCGGACCTACAAGGCGCTGGAATTCCAGATCGACCGCGCGTGGGACGAGAAGTGGATGCTCAACGCGTCCTACCTCTGGTCCAAGAGCGAGGGCAATTTCGAAGGGCCGGTGAACTCCGATACCAACTATGGCGACACCGGCATGGTCCAGTTCTGGGATCACCCGGCCACCAACGAACGTTACGGCGTGCTGTTCAACGACTTCCGTCACCAGTTCAAGCTGCGTGCTGCGTATGCACTGAACAAGCAGTGGTCGTTCGGTACCACGTTGCAGGTGCAGTCTGGCGGCCCGATCACTGCCTATGGCGTGATGTGGCCGAACGATTCGATTGCCGGCGGCAGCACGTCCAGTGAAGGCAGTGGCGGTGGCACCGGCTGGCTGTGCGTGGCCAACTGTTCCGACCCGTATGACAAACGCCAGTTCGAATACAGCCCGCGTGGTGCTTTCGGTCGCCTGCCGTGGACCTGGACCATGGGGGCGAACGTGACCTGGCGCCTGCCGGTGGAGGGCATCGACCTGAGTGCCCGACTCTCGGTGTACAACATCTTCAACAACCAGAAGACCATCAACGTGCACCAGCGCTACGAAGCGCAGCCTGGCCAGTACCGCGAGAACACCTTCGCCACCGGTACCCGTTGGCAGGCCCCGCGCTACACCCAGCTGGTGGTGACCTGGAACTTCTGA
- a CDS encoding HAD family hydrolase has product MNTSTPAPSRAIGLVGFDGDDTLWKSEDYYRKAEQDYLDLLSRYIDVHDTQTARHLLEVQQRHLGVFGYGVKSMTLSMIEAAIEITSQRIESKDIQRILDIGHDTLRHPVELIDGVRESVAAIAAQYPVVLITKGDLFHQEAKIKVAALSDLFPRIEIVSEKDPETYARVLAEFDLPMQQFVMVGNSLRSDIEPVITLGGWGIHTPYAVTWAHETQHGVADDEPRMVNADTAWDWPAALATIEAKAAAVA; this is encoded by the coding sequence ATGAACACCTCCACGCCTGCGCCTTCGCGCGCCATCGGCCTGGTCGGTTTTGACGGTGACGACACGCTGTGGAAGAGCGAGGACTACTACCGCAAGGCCGAGCAGGATTACCTGGACCTGCTGTCGCGCTACATCGACGTCCATGACACCCAGACCGCCCGCCACCTGCTGGAAGTGCAGCAGCGCCACCTCGGCGTGTTCGGCTACGGGGTGAAGAGCATGACGCTGTCGATGATCGAAGCGGCCATCGAGATCACCTCGCAGCGCATCGAGTCCAAGGACATCCAGCGCATCCTCGACATCGGCCACGACACCCTGCGCCATCCGGTCGAACTGATCGACGGCGTACGCGAGTCGGTGGCGGCCATCGCCGCGCAGTACCCGGTGGTGCTGATCACCAAGGGCGACCTGTTCCACCAGGAAGCCAAGATCAAGGTGGCGGCGCTGTCCGACCTGTTCCCGCGCATCGAGATCGTGTCCGAGAAGGACCCGGAAACCTATGCACGCGTACTGGCCGAATTCGACCTGCCGATGCAGCAGTTCGTGATGGTCGGCAATTCGCTGCGCTCGGATATCGAACCGGTGATCACCCTGGGCGGCTGGGGCATCCATACCCCGTACGCGGTGACCTGGGCGCATGAGACCCAGCACGGCGTGGCCGACGACGAACCGCGCATGGTCAACGCCGATACCGCCTGGGACTGGCCGGCCGCGCTGGCGACGATCGAGGCCAAGGCCGCCGCCGTGGCCTGA